GGACCCGGTACTCGTCGTCGGTTCGTTCAGGCCGCCCGACACGGTCGTTGCCTTCCACGTAGCCGTTGTCCTCGAGCCGGTCTTTGTCTCCTGGAGATGCCGTGGTATCCCACTCGTCCGCGGACTGCGCTGATTTTGTCTCCTCGTCCGAGTACTTGCCGTCCGGAGCTGCCGGTGGCTCACGCCGGTCGTTCTCACCGTCGCTTCCGGACGCATCGTCTGCCATAGACGGTCCTAACAGGTCCGCCGTCAAAAATCCGCGGTCCGCGCGCGGGCGAAGGGCACCGCACTCCCGCCGACGATTCAGGCCAGTTCGACCTGCTCGTCCCGATCCGTTCGATCGCTGAGGTCGCCGCCGTAGATGACTCCGCGTTCGGCGTCGAGCGTCACGACGCTGCCCTCCTCGGCCGCCGAGAGATCGGCTCCGCTGACCATCGGAATGTTCATCTCCCGCGCGACCAGCGCCGGGTAGCCGGTCAGTCCGCGCTGGGCGTCGACGATTCCGCCGATCGTCGTCAGATCGCCCTCGAACTCCTCGTCGAAGTCGGCCGCCAACGAGAGGACTGCTCCCTCGGGGACGTCCGAGAGGTCGCCGTCCGTCATTCGGACGAGGGGGCCGGTCGTCCGTCCCTCGACGACGACGCGACCGGTCGTCAGCGCCTCCGCGGCGACGTGGACTTTCAGCATGTTCGTCGTGTTCGCGCCCTCGAGTTCGGTCATCATGCCACAGAGGACGACGACGGTGTCGCCGCTGTCGGCGACCCCAGCATCGAGCGCGGCTTGGACCGCCTTCTCGACGACGGCGTCGGCTCCCTGATCCGAGACACGGGCGTACAGCGGCGTTACGCCCCACGAGAGGGCGAGTCGCCGCCTGACCTCGTGACTCGGCGTCGACGCGACGACCGGAACGCCGGGGCGGTACTTCGCCGTTTTCAGTGCCGTGTAGCCGGACTCGGTTGCCGCGACGACCGCATCCGCGTCGATGTCGCGCGCGAGAAAGCGCGCCGAGCGCGCCAGCGCATCCGTTCGTGCCTCGCCCGCGGTGGGAACGCGTTGCTCGAGCATCTCGGCGTACTCCTCGGAGTTTTCGACCTGACGGATGATGCTGCCCATCGCGTCGACGACCGCAACGGGGTGGTCGCCGATGGCGGTCTCGGCCGACAACATCACGCCGTCGGTGCCGTCGAGAACGGCGTTCGCGACGTCCGAGGCCTCAGCCCGTGTGGGCCGGCGAGCGTGGACCATCGAGTCGAGCATCTCCGTCGCCGTAATCACCGGCGATCCCTCGTTGCGACACTTGCGGATGATTCGCTTCTGGATCATCGGAACGTCCTCCATCGGACACTCGACGCCCAGATCGCCGCGGGCGACCATGATCCCGTAGGCGGCTTCGATGATCTCGTCCAAGTTCTCGACCGCACCCGCGCGTTCGATCTTCGCGATCAGCGGGATTTCGACGTCCAGTTCCTCGAGCACCTCGCTGACCGCGTAGACGTCCTCGGCGTCGCGGACGAAACTCGCCGCGACGAAGTCGACCCCCTTCTCGGCGGCTAACTCGAGGTCCTTGCGGTCGGACTCGGTGACGATCTCGAGATCGAGATCTACCCCGGGCACGTTGACGCCCTTTCGGCCGCCCAGTTCGCCACCGGTGTCGACGCGGGCACGGACCGACTGGTCGTCGTGCCCTCGCGAATCCGCATCCTCGGGCTCGAGGACGGTCGTCTCGATTAGTCCGTCGTCGAGCAGAATTCGGTCGCCCGGCTCGACGGCCCCGATCGGCAGTGAGAGACCGACGCTATCGGGGGACACCTCGTCGCCTTCGACGAATCGAATCTCCGAACCGGTCTCGAGGCTCACCGTCTCTCCCTCGGGGAGCGGCGCGGTCCGGATCTCCGGACCCTGCATGTCGAGCATCACCGCGACGGGCGCCTCGCGGGACTCGTCGACGGCCCGAACCCGGTCGATCAGTTCGGCGCGATCTTCGCGGCTCCCGTGGCTCGCGTTCAGACGGGCGACTGACATCCCGGCGTCGGCGAGCTCCCGGATCGTGTTCCGGTCGCTCGAGGCCGGCCCCAGCGTACAGACGATTTTCGCGTTTCTCATGGCTCGACGTAGCGGGAGTACGGGCAAAAAGATAGGTGGTTTACTCGCCTTCGAGTTGTCTTTCGACCCGTCCTGTGCCACGCGAACGGTTTTCCCACGGACGACCCACCCATCGAACATGGCCACGTACGCATCACTCGTCGACATCGACGATCGAGACGTACAGAACGCCCAGGAGCTCTCGTCGATCTGGGGCGAGATCAGGACGGAGTTCGAGGAGCACGAGGCCGACGTAATCGACTCCTACGCGATCCTCGGGGGACACGACTTCCTCGTCTTATTCGAGGCACCGGACCGAGAGTCGGCGTTCAAGTCGGCGCTGACGCTGCGCCGTCACGGGCTGTCAGCGGAGACGATGGAGGTTACCCATACCGACGACTTCGCACATCTAGTCGACGAAGTGTAAGCGGTCGTGTCGAATCCCACAGCCGAATCGAGGTTCGAACGAAGCCGTCCCTCGAGTGCTTCGAAAAACGCAGTCGACGGAAACTCGAGCCGGCCGACGCGAAGCTACTTGATTTTCTCGCCGATTTCGGCGTCGCCGTGGGTCGTCAGCAGGTCCGCCTCCTCGCCCGCGGCGAGGATCATCCCGTTCGACTCCACGCCGAACAGCTCCGCGGGCTCCATGTTCGCGAGGAGCACGCAGTTCGTTCCCGGTAGCTCGTCGAGGTCGTGTAGCTGCTTGATTCCCGCGACGACCTGTCGGGTCTCGAAGCCAATGTCGACCTCGAGTTTGGCGAGGTCGTCCGCGCCCTCGATCCCCTCGGCCGACTCGATCCGGCCGACGCGGATGTCCAGTTCCTGAAAGTCCTCGAATCCGATTCGATCCTCGAGTAGCGGCTCGAGATCGCCAGTGTCTGCCATATCGTCGCCTTCGGCCCCATCGGTGTCGTCGTTTTCGGTTTCTCCCTCGTCGGACTCCTCCTCGTCGCTCGAGGCCGCTTCGACTCGTTCCTCGAGCTTTCGAGTGAGTTCCTCGACGCGGTCGTCCTCGATCTTTTCGAAGAGTTCGCCGGGTTCGTCAAAAGTTCGTGGCGGGGCCTCGAGGGCGTCCTCGAGGTGGGCGTCCGCGATTTCGCCGTCCTCACCGATCTGTTCCCAGAGCAGTTGGGATTTATCGGGTGTGATCGGCTCGAGGAGCACGCCGACGGCCTTGGCGAGTTGGACGCAGTCGCGGATGACCTGTGCCGCCCGCTCCGGCTCTTCGTCGGTGAGCTTCCAGGGCTCGTTTCGCTGGATGTACTCGTTGCCGAACTGGGCGAGTCGCGTCGCGGCGTGGCCGACGCCGCGGAGATCGTAGTCGTTGACCGCGTCGCGGGTCTCGCCGATCGCGCCCTCGATGCGTTCCCGTACCTCCTCGGAGACGTCCGTCTCCGGTGTCCCCTCGTAGTTCCGGTAGGCGAAGAGCAGCGAGCGGTACCAGAAGTTGCCGACGGTTCCCACCAGTTCGCCGTTGACCTTTTCTTGGAACGCCTCCCAGGAGAAGTCGACGTCCTGCTGGAGGCCGCCGGTCGTGGTCAGGTAGTATCGCAGAAGGTCGGGGTGGAACCCTTCCTCGAGATACTCTTTCGCCCAGATCGCTCGATTTCGGCTGGTCGAGAGTCCCTTGCCGTTGATCGTGATGAAACCGGTCGCCGCGATTCCGCGAGGGGCATTGTAGCCGCTACCCTCGAGCATCGCCGGCCAGAAGATGGCGTGGTGCTGGATGATGTCGCGGCCGATGACGTGGACGATATCGCCGTCGTCCTTCCAGACGCGCTCCCAGTCGTACTCATCAGCGCCGACGCGCTCGGTGTACTGCCTGGTCGAGGCGATGTACTCGATCGGGGCGTCGACCCAGACGTAGAGGACGAGGTCGTCGTCCGTTTCGGTGTCGTCCCCGTCGCCAGGATAGTCGATCCCCCAGTCCATATCCCGCGTGATACACCAGTCCTGCAGGCCGTCTTCGATCCACTGGCGCGGCTGGTTTCGGGCGTTCGAGGTTCCCTCGAGGCCGTCTAAGAACTCGGTCAGGTAGTCGGTGAACTCGGAGACCTCGAAGAACTTGTGGGCTCGCTTCCGGTACTCGGCCGGGTTCCCGGTAATCGTACTCTCCGGGTCCTCGACTTCACCGGGCTCTAAGTGTCGTTGACAGCCCTCGTCGCACTCGTCGCCGCGGGCCTTCTCGCCACAGTAGGGGCAGGTCCCGACGACGTAGCGGTCGGGGAGGTACTGGTCGGCGTCAGGATCGTAGGCGACCTGAATCTCCTTCTCGTAAATGTAGCCCGCGTCGTCCAGTGTGCGGACGATCTCCTGGGTTAGTTCGGTGTTCGTCTCGTCGTGGGTGTGCCCGTAGTTGTCGAAGTCGACGTTGAACTGCGGGAACGTCTCCTCGTACTGTTCGTGCCACTCGAGTGCGAAATCCGCGGGGTCGACGCCCTCCTGTTCGGCGTTGACGGCAACCGGGGTGCCGTGCATGTCCGAGCCGCAGACGTAGGCCGTCTCTTGGCCTAACGTTTTGAGCGAGCGGTTGAACGCGTCGGCGCCGATGTACCCCCGCAGGTGACCGATGTGCAGGTCGCCGTTGGCGTACGGCAACCCACAGGTCACGACCGCGGGTCTGTCCGTCGGAAAGTCGTCGTTGCTCATATCTGTGTGGTGTCGGTGGCGGGCGTAAAACCCGCCGGTTTTCGGTCGTCGGTCGGTTCGCGAGCGATACCAGTCGCTTTCGAGTAAGGAATCGAGACTGACTCGAGTTTCGCGCCACGCGACCGTCGTATGACCGACGTGTTCGCAGCGTTCCACCCGGTGCGGTACCGTCGCTACGGGCGCATCAGAAGAGCGTCGCGGACGGTACGCGTCCTCATCAGTTTCGAGTTGTTCGTATATCCACATAACTGTTCGGTCCTGTGACTCTAGCGTCACTTCACCCTGCGTTCCGCTCGAATGCTCGTATGTGACCCCCAAGAAGCCGGTCTTTCAACGTCGATGAATTCGAGGGTAGTGTTTATATACGGTCCACAAGCCCGGATTTCCGGACTCGACGATCACGTACCGTTTTGACATATACGATAGCACGACCCACGTATGAGCTCCGTCGATATCCCGCGCGAACAGTGGGCGACCCGGGTCGGATTCATCTTCGCGGCCGTCGGCAGCGCCGTTGGACTCGGGAACATCTGGCGGTTTCCGTTCCAGGTGGGACAGGAGGGCGGTGCCGGCTTCCTCCTGATGTACCTGCTGTTCATCGTCGTCATCGGCTTCCCGGCGATGCTTGTCGAGTTCGTCGTCGGTCGCCGAACCGAACGTAACCCCGTCGGCGCGCTCAAAGAGATCGGCTCCGGGATCTGGGAGTACGTCGGCTGGATCTTCATCGCGACCGGGTTCGTCATTCTGTCGTACTACAGCGTCGTCGCCGGCTGGACGATCCGCTATACGATCCTCGGGCTGCAGGACGGCTACCTCGCCGACGCCGCCGAGGCCGAAGGGCAGTTCGTCACGCTCGCGAGCGGCCTCGACGCCATCCTCTTTCACGCCATCTTCATGGCTGCCGTGATCGCCATCGTCGCCGTCGGGATCGAACGCGGGATCGAACTCGCGGTGAAGGTGATGGTTCCCGCGATCATCATCATTACCATCGGATTGGCGATCTACGCCGCAACCCTTCCGGGCGCGGGCGAGGCCTACAGCTACTATCTCTCCCCCGAGTGGGGCGTCATCGCCGACAACTGGCAGAGCATCGTCCCCGCCGCGGCCGGCCAGGCCTTCTTCACCCTCTCGCTCGGTATGGGGGTAATGATCACCTACGCCTCCTACCTTGGTGAGGACCGCAACCTCGCGGAGGACGGCGCGATCATCATCGGCTTCGATACCGCGATCGCCTTTATCACCGGCCTGATCGTCTTTCCGATCCTTTTCACCGCGGGCGTCGATCCGGCCGATCCCGGCGCAGGTGCGATCTTCGTCTCGCTAGCCGCCGCGTTCGGTGACCTCACGCTCGGCTGGCTGATCGGGGCCGTCTTCTTCGGCACCGTCGCCATCGCCGCGCTCTCGAGTGCGATCAGTCTCATGGAGGTCGTCGTCTCCTACATTATCGACGAGCGTGGTATCAGCCGACCCACGGCCGCGATCGGCATCGGCGGCGCGATGTTCCTGCTCGGTGTGCCGTCCGCCTACGACCTCGTCTTGCTCGACCTCTTCGATCTCTTCGCCGATCAGATCCTCCTGGTGCTCGGCGGACTCCTCCTCATGATTCTCGTCGGCTGGTCGCTCCCCGACCTCGCGGTCGACGAACTACAACGCGGGATCGGTGACCTCGGCTCGCTCGGCCCGGCCTGGATCTGGGCCGTCAGGATCCCCGTCATCCTCGTGCTGCTCGTCGCGCTCGTACTCGGTATCCTCGATTACTACGAGTTCCTCACCGGCCCCTTCGCCGAGTGGGTCGGCGACCAGTAGTCGCCCGCGTTAGCCGTCCGTCCGCTCCTCGGGAGCCGTCCCGTGCCAGATCGCCGGGAGCAGGTCCAGTCGGTCCGCAAGCAACAGCCCCAGTCCCAGAAGCAACGGGCCGAAGAACGTGACGACGAACGCGCCACCACCGGGGGCGATCACGAGCGCGACGGCGGCCCCGACCCACGCCAACCAGGCCAGCGCCTCCCAGGGCCGGCCGCCGTAGAGTCGCCAACTCGAGAGCGAGAGCGCAAAGCCGCCGAGCGCGGCCGCCACGACGACCCCCTCGAGCGCCGCCGATGCCGCGACTATCGCGGCGAAGCCGACGACTGCGACGCCGTCGATTCGATCCATTGCCATACTCGAGTCTCAGAGCGATGGGGCAAACGGGTATCGATTCCCGTCGATGCGCTACGATGCTCACCGACGAACGGCCGATCGAACCACGTGGGCGGCGCGCGCTGGACCGTGGTGAGTGAAAATGAACCACGGTTCGACTGTGCGCGAGGGATGAGCGACGGAGCAACGCGACGGAGCGAATCGGCTGGGGAGGACGTGGCTCTCATCGTCGCCAGATGAGCAGCGTAGACGATTGGGTCGTAGACGATTGGGTGGAGGTATCGTCCGCGGGTGGAGCCGTCGCGGTCAGCAGTACCGTCGACAACCAGTAACGCAGTGCTTCTAGCAACGGGGATTTCCACGTCCTCCCCGGCCGATTCGTTCGCTCCGCTCACTCATCCATAGGAAGACGCTCCGCGTCTTCCACGCAGTCGCTCGTGGCATCTGCTTACGGGCGCTCCGCGCCCGTTCGCACGGTCCGCGGGATCGTTGATCCCGCGCTACTCGCGACGACCTCGCGCAACGTCGGACTGCGGCTCACGTTTCGTTCGCCACAGCCCAGCGTGCGCCACTGCACCTAGATCGGACGATCGGACACGAGATGAGACTCGCCGAGGCGAACGCCGTGAACACCGCTTCTCGAGCGTATCGCACCGGAAAACGCGTGCGAGCCGCGACGGCTCCCGGGCCCGACCCCCCCTAATCACCGCTCGCGACGGGGACGCTTGCGCGCACCTCGAGTCGATCCAGATCCCCGATAAACGACGCCAGCATCTCCCGCGAGACGTGGGGCATACAGACCACCCGTAGCTCACCCGTCCCGGTTCTCGAGATCCGCCATCCCTCGTCCCGCAGCGCGTCGAACGTCGACCGCGGCAGGTCGGCCGCAACGAGCGGAAGCGTCGGATCGACGACGTCGTAGCCCCGTTTCTCGAGGGCATTTGCGAGCCACTCGGCGTTGTGCCGAGATCGGGCGTACTGGCGACGGTAGCCCTCGGGCCACAGTTCGTCCATCGCCGCCACGGCGCTGGCGACCCCCGCTCCGGACCGCGTTCCGGTCAGCGTCGCCTGCGAGGTCGACTCGAGGTAGGGCGTGTCGACGGCGAGTTCGTCGAGCAGGTCGTCCGAGCGAACCAACAACCCGCCCGCGGGGACCGCGGCCTGGCCCATCTTGTGGGGATCGATCGCCATCGTGTCGACCGCGGCGTGGCCGAAGTGCCACTCGTGGTCGGTAAACGGCAGGACGAACCCGCCCCAGGCGGCGTCGACGTGCAACAGTGCCCCGACAGAGCGGGCGATCTCACCGAGTTCGGGGATCGGATCGACGCGGCCGTACTCGGTCGTCCCCGCGACGCCGACCACCATGGCCGTCTCCGCATCGACGCAGGAGCGGACCGCCTCGAGGTCGGCCCGAAAGTCGTCGTCCGTGGGAACGATCCGCAACTCCACGCCGAGAACGTCGGCGGCCTTCTGGAAACTGAAGTGTCCCGATTCGGGCATGACGACGTTCAGCGTCCGCGTCTCCGCGCGGTCGCGAGCGATCCGGACCGCCTGAATGTTCGCTTCCGTTCCGCCGCTGGCGACGTAGCCAGCGGGATCCTCGAGTCCCGCGATTTCGCCTAACGTAGCGATCGCATCCTCTTCCAGGGCCGTAACGTTCGGATAGGTTCCGGGATCGCCGGGGTTCGTCGCGAGAAATCGTTCGGCCGCCTTGCGTGCGACCGGGTGGGGCTCGGTGCACATCGACGAGAGCACCCGATCGAACGACTGCGGCTCGATTTGCATATCACGCACGAGTACGTTCACCGGTTTCAACGTTGCGTTTAGCGCCGACACGTACGGTTTCATACACTCGGAGAAACCGACTCGCGGTTGTCGTCGGGCTTGAACGTCGCCGCGGCTGTGTCGACTAGTCTGCAGGCTCGAAAAATTGTCCGACGGCGACCGCGGTGTCAGCGAATCGAATCGAACAACAGCTTCTGTTCGACGTATTTGACCCTGTGCTAGACGTCTCGGATGAAGTCAGATCGATACACGCTGCAATATCAGATGGTACATCACTTACAAACCTACATCGGTAACGCTTACTACGATTCGACAAGAAGTACGTTACATGTCGATCGATATCGAAACGTTCGAGGAAACACCGGAAGAGGAACTCCGGGACCTGAGCAATCCCGAGAAAGTTCTCCAGTTCCTCCTCACGAACGACGACAAGGCGTTCAAGGCTGCCGAAATCGCAGCTCGAACGGATATCAACGAGAACTCGATTCACACCGTCCTTGGTCGACTCGAGGAGCGTGATCTGGTTCGACACAAGGGCGAGTACTGGGCGATCGGCGACCGAGAC
Above is a window of Natronorubrum tibetense GA33 DNA encoding:
- a CDS encoding DUF7312 domain-containing protein is translated as MADDASGSDGENDRREPPAAPDGKYSDEETKSAQSADEWDTTASPGDKDRLEDNGYVEGNDRVGRPERTDDEYRVPLDLSDAPDEDETSADGADDADGDDPYAPEPSSTPIEPGDPSLENILFVILGAVAMLLVMFQIASIML
- the pyk gene encoding pyruvate kinase encodes the protein MRNAKIVCTLGPASSDRNTIRELADAGMSVARLNASHGSREDRAELIDRVRAVDESREAPVAVMLDMQGPEIRTAPLPEGETVSLETGSEIRFVEGDEVSPDSVGLSLPIGAVEPGDRILLDDGLIETTVLEPEDADSRGHDDQSVRARVDTGGELGGRKGVNVPGVDLDLEIVTESDRKDLELAAEKGVDFVAASFVRDAEDVYAVSEVLEELDVEIPLIAKIERAGAVENLDEIIEAAYGIMVARGDLGVECPMEDVPMIQKRIIRKCRNEGSPVITATEMLDSMVHARRPTRAEASDVANAVLDGTDGVMLSAETAIGDHPVAVVDAMGSIIRQVENSEEYAEMLEQRVPTAGEARTDALARSARFLARDIDADAVVAATESGYTALKTAKYRPGVPVVASTPSHEVRRRLALSWGVTPLYARVSDQGADAVVEKAVQAALDAGVADSGDTVVVLCGMMTELEGANTTNMLKVHVAAEALTTGRVVVEGRTTGPLVRMTDGDLSDVPEGAVLSLAADFDEEFEGDLTTIGGIVDAQRGLTGYPALVAREMNIPMVSGADLSAAEEGSVVTLDAERGVIYGGDLSDRTDRDEQVELA
- a CDS encoding GYD domain-containing protein, translated to MATYASLVDIDDRDVQNAQELSSIWGEIRTEFEEHEADVIDSYAILGGHDFLVLFEAPDRESAFKSALTLRRHGLSAETMEVTHTDDFAHLVDEV
- the metG gene encoding methionine--tRNA ligase translates to MSNDDFPTDRPAVVTCGLPYANGDLHIGHLRGYIGADAFNRSLKTLGQETAYVCGSDMHGTPVAVNAEQEGVDPADFALEWHEQYEETFPQFNVDFDNYGHTHDETNTELTQEIVRTLDDAGYIYEKEIQVAYDPDADQYLPDRYVVGTCPYCGEKARGDECDEGCQRHLEPGEVEDPESTITGNPAEYRKRAHKFFEVSEFTDYLTEFLDGLEGTSNARNQPRQWIEDGLQDWCITRDMDWGIDYPGDGDDTETDDDLVLYVWVDAPIEYIASTRQYTERVGADEYDWERVWKDDGDIVHVIGRDIIQHHAIFWPAMLEGSGYNAPRGIAATGFITINGKGLSTSRNRAIWAKEYLEEGFHPDLLRYYLTTTGGLQQDVDFSWEAFQEKVNGELVGTVGNFWYRSLLFAYRNYEGTPETDVSEEVRERIEGAIGETRDAVNDYDLRGVGHAATRLAQFGNEYIQRNEPWKLTDEEPERAAQVIRDCVQLAKAVGVLLEPITPDKSQLLWEQIGEDGEIADAHLEDALEAPPRTFDEPGELFEKIEDDRVEELTRKLEERVEAASSDEEESDEGETENDDTDGAEGDDMADTGDLEPLLEDRIGFEDFQELDIRVGRIESAEGIEGADDLAKLEVDIGFETRQVVAGIKQLHDLDELPGTNCVLLANMEPAELFGVESNGMILAAGEEADLLTTHGDAEIGEKIK
- a CDS encoding sodium-dependent transporter, translated to MSSVDIPREQWATRVGFIFAAVGSAVGLGNIWRFPFQVGQEGGAGFLLMYLLFIVVIGFPAMLVEFVVGRRTERNPVGALKEIGSGIWEYVGWIFIATGFVILSYYSVVAGWTIRYTILGLQDGYLADAAEAEGQFVTLASGLDAILFHAIFMAAVIAIVAVGIERGIELAVKVMVPAIIIITIGLAIYAATLPGAGEAYSYYLSPEWGVIADNWQSIVPAAAGQAFFTLSLGMGVMITYASYLGEDRNLAEDGAIIIGFDTAIAFITGLIVFPILFTAGVDPADPGAGAIFVSLAAAFGDLTLGWLIGAVFFGTVAIAALSSAISLMEVVVSYIIDERGISRPTAAIGIGGAMFLLGVPSAYDLVLLDLFDLFADQILLVLGGLLLMILVGWSLPDLAVDELQRGIGDLGSLGPAWIWAVRIPVILVLLVALVLGILDYYEFLTGPFAEWVGDQ
- the mfnA gene encoding tyrosine decarboxylase MfnA yields the protein MQIEPQSFDRVLSSMCTEPHPVARKAAERFLATNPGDPGTYPNVTALEEDAIATLGEIAGLEDPAGYVASGGTEANIQAVRIARDRAETRTLNVVMPESGHFSFQKAADVLGVELRIVPTDDDFRADLEAVRSCVDAETAMVVGVAGTTEYGRVDPIPELGEIARSVGALLHVDAAWGGFVLPFTDHEWHFGHAAVDTMAIDPHKMGQAAVPAGGLLVRSDDLLDELAVDTPYLESTSQATLTGTRSGAGVASAVAAMDELWPEGYRRQYARSRHNAEWLANALEKRGYDVVDPTLPLVAADLPRSTFDALRDEGWRISRTGTGELRVVCMPHVSREMLASFIGDLDRLEVRASVPVASGD